In a single window of the Thermus amyloliquefaciens genome:
- a CDS encoding type II secretion system F family protein produces MPVYQYKARDRQGRLVEATIEAEDLRTAARILRDRGLFVAEIKEPGKGLQAEVRLPALDRGPGLKDLAIFSRQLATMLGAGLTLLQSLSILERQTENKKFREIIKKVRTDIEGGMAFSDALAKHKLFSRLYVNLVRAGETSGGLDVILDRLATFLEKDLELRGKIRSAMTYPTIVFVFAVGVAYFLLTGIVPQFAQILTDLGSELPLLTRFLIALSNLLRAATLPLLLLAVVLFFAYRWYYGTPQGRRVVDRVKLRVPVFGNLNRKTAVARFSRTLALLLSSGVNIVESLDITKGTAGNSVVEEIVDTAKLKVQQGDPLNLTLAQHPLVFPPMVSSMVAIGEETGALDTLLSKIADFYEREVDEAVASLTAAIEPLMIIFLGVIVGMIVAGMFLPLFKIIGTLSVQ; encoded by the coding sequence ATGCCGGTCTACCAGTATAAGGCCCGCGACCGCCAGGGCCGCCTGGTGGAGGCCACCATAGAGGCCGAGGACCTGCGCACCGCCGCCAGGATCCTTAGGGACCGGGGGCTTTTCGTGGCCGAGATCAAGGAGCCGGGGAAAGGCCTCCAGGCGGAGGTCCGGCTTCCCGCCTTGGATCGGGGGCCTGGCCTCAAGGACCTGGCCATCTTCTCCCGGCAGCTGGCCACCATGCTGGGGGCGGGGCTTACCCTCCTCCAGTCCCTCTCCATCCTGGAACGGCAGACCGAGAACAAGAAGTTTCGGGAGATCATCAAGAAGGTCCGCACCGATATCGAAGGGGGCATGGCCTTTTCCGATGCCCTGGCCAAGCACAAGCTCTTCTCCCGGCTCTACGTGAACCTGGTGCGGGCTGGGGAGACCTCGGGCGGGCTGGACGTCATCCTGGACCGCCTGGCCACCTTCCTGGAAAAGGACCTGGAGCTCAGGGGCAAGATCCGCAGCGCCATGACCTACCCCACCATCGTCTTCGTCTTCGCCGTGGGCGTGGCCTACTTCCTCCTCACCGGGATCGTGCCCCAGTTCGCCCAGATCCTCACGGATCTGGGCTCGGAGCTCCCCCTTCTCACCCGCTTCCTCATCGCGCTTTCCAACCTTCTCCGGGCCGCCACCTTGCCCCTTCTCCTCTTGGCCGTGGTCCTCTTCTTCGCCTACCGCTGGTATTACGGGACCCCCCAGGGGCGGAGGGTGGTGGACCGCGTCAAGCTCCGGGTTCCCGTCTTCGGCAACCTGAACCGCAAGACGGCCGTGGCCCGCTTCTCCCGCACCCTGGCCTTGCTCCTCTCCAGCGGGGTGAACATCGTGGAGTCCTTGGACATCACCAAGGGCACCGCGGGCAACAGCGTGGTGGAGGAGATCGTGGACACGGCTAAACTCAAGGTGCAGCAAGGGGATCCCCTGAACCTCACCCTGGCCCAGCACCCCTTGGTCTTCCCCCCCATGGTGAGCTCCATGGTGGCCATCGGGGAGGAGACCGGGGCCCTGGACACCCTCCTCTCCAAGATCGCCGACTTCTACGAGCGGGAGGTGGACGAGGCGGTGGCCAGCCTCACCGCGGCCATCGAGCCCCTCATGATCATCTTCCTGGGCGTGATCGTGGGGATGATCGTGGCGGGGATGTTCCTGCCCCTCTTCAAGATCATCGGCACCCTTTCCGTGCAATAA
- the scpB gene encoding SMC-Scp complex subunit ScpB produces MPSLKAELLAVLFAAGRPVGLKELRALGHPEETLLRALQALEAELQEGGLGVALERVAGGWRLVVHEKALPAVERVLKPSPPRLSRAALEVLALIAYHQPVARAELEAMRGKSVEGILESLLERGLIRVVGEKEAPGRPKLYGTTERFLEVFGLESLEDLPPLEDGPPLLLRG; encoded by the coding sequence ATGCCTAGCCTGAAGGCCGAGCTCCTTGCGGTGCTCTTCGCCGCGGGAAGGCCCGTGGGCCTGAAGGAGCTTCGGGCCCTGGGCCACCCGGAGGAAACCCTCCTGAGGGCGCTCCAGGCCCTGGAGGCGGAGCTGCAAGAGGGAGGCCTGGGGGTGGCCCTGGAGCGGGTGGCGGGGGGCTGGCGGCTCGTGGTGCACGAAAAGGCCCTCCCGGCGGTGGAGCGGGTGCTGAAGCCCTCCCCGCCCCGCCTCTCCAGGGCGGCCCTCGAGGTCCTAGCCCTCATCGCCTACCACCAGCCCGTGGCCCGGGCGGAGCTGGAGGCCATGCGGGGGAAGAGCGTGGAGGGCATCCTGGAAAGCCTTCTGGAAAGAGGCCTTATCCGGGTGGTGGGGGAGAAGGAGGCCCCGGGGCGGCCCAAGCTCTACGGCACCACGGAGCGCTTCCTGGAGGTCTTCGGCCTGGAGAGCCTAGAGGACCTCCCGCCCCTCGAGGACGGCCCACCCCTCCTCCTCCGGGGCTAA
- a CDS encoding L-threonylcarbamoyladenylate synthase, whose translation MTEVYQKELEEAAKTLKQGGLVAFPTDTVWGVLARMEDEAACRRIYALKGRGEEKPLQVLVADLEAALKLADLGPLEARFLRLAEAFWPGGLTVVVPGRQIPPWISRDGSVGLRMPNHRPLRELLRRVGGYAAATSLNRSGEPPVRTEAEARGFPVDYVFPGEAEGLASSVVDLRTGRVLREGAIPKEALLPYLQDA comes from the coding sequence ATGACAGAAGTATACCAGAAGGAGTTGGAGGAGGCGGCCAAGACCCTGAAGCAGGGGGGACTGGTGGCCTTTCCCACCGACACGGTCTGGGGGGTCCTGGCCCGGATGGAGGACGAGGCCGCCTGCCGACGCATTTACGCCCTGAAGGGACGGGGGGAGGAAAAACCCCTCCAGGTCCTGGTGGCCGACCTGGAAGCCGCCCTGAAGCTGGCCGACCTCGGTCCCCTGGAGGCCAGGTTCCTTCGCCTGGCCGAGGCCTTCTGGCCGGGGGGGCTTACGGTGGTGGTCCCCGGACGGCAGATCCCCCCCTGGATCAGCCGGGACGGGTCGGTGGGGCTACGCATGCCCAACCACAGGCCCCTCAGGGAGCTCCTCCGCCGAGTGGGGGGCTACGCCGCCGCCACCAGCCTCAACCGCAGCGGGGAACCCCCTGTGCGCACCGAGGCCGAGGCCCGGGGCTTCCCCGTGGACTATGTTTTCCCCGGGGAGGCGGAGGGGCTGGCCTCCAGCGTGGTGGATCTGCGCACGGGCAGGGTGTTGCGGGAAGGGGCCATCCCCAAGGAAGCCCTGCTGCCCTACCTCCAGGATGCCTAG